A region of Thermococcus barossii DNA encodes the following proteins:
- a CDS encoding MTH1187 family thiamine-binding protein, whose translation MVIVEFVIVPLGEKSLSRYVAGVVKLLERKGVKYQLTPMATIIEVPTVREAFDIIEEAHELVFKLGASRVSTTVRIDDRRDKHVHMEDKVKSVLEKARGG comes from the coding sequence GTGGTGATAGTGGAGTTCGTGATTGTTCCCCTCGGTGAGAAAAGTCTGAGCCGGTACGTCGCCGGGGTGGTAAAGCTTTTAGAGAGAAAGGGTGTTAAATACCAATTGACACCGATGGCAACGATAATAGAGGTTCCGACCGTGAGGGAAGCTTTCGATATAATCGAGGAGGCACACGAACTGGTATTCAAACTGGGCGCTTCACGGGTTTCAACAACCGTAAGGATCGACGACAGACGGGACAAGCATGTCCACATGGAGGACAAGGTAAAATCAGTTCTCGAAAAGGCGAGGGGTGGTTGA
- a CDS encoding TIGR00296 family protein, translating into MYRIRDEWGEFLVRLARKAIEEYVRNGRTIKPPEDTPPELWEKMGVFVTLNKRHAPPQMALRGCIGFPLPIYPLVEATIKAAIYAAVDDPRFPPVRESELNDLVVEVSVLTPPEPIEGPPEERPRRIKVGRDGLIIEKGIYSGLLLPQVPIEWGWDEEEFLAQTCWKAGLPPDCWLDEDTKVYRFTAEIFEEEYPRGPVRRKPL; encoded by the coding sequence ATGTACAGAATCAGGGACGAATGGGGGGAGTTCCTCGTCAGGCTTGCGAGAAAAGCCATTGAGGAGTACGTCAGGAACGGCAGGACAATAAAACCTCCTGAGGATACCCCTCCCGAGTTGTGGGAGAAGATGGGAGTTTTTGTGACGCTGAACAAACGCCATGCCCCGCCTCAGATGGCCCTCCGCGGTTGCATCGGCTTCCCACTGCCGATTTACCCTCTGGTCGAGGCCACGATAAAGGCGGCAATCTATGCGGCCGTGGACGACCCACGCTTCCCGCCGGTCAGGGAAAGCGAGCTGAACGACCTTGTGGTTGAGGTCAGCGTCCTGACACCGCCAGAACCCATAGAGGGGCCGCCCGAGGAGAGGCCGAGGAGGATAAAGGTCGGCAGGGACGGTCTGATAATCGAGAAGGGAATCTATTCCGGCCTGCTCCTCCCGCAGGTGCCGATAGAGTGGGGCTGGGACGAGGAGGAGTTTTTAGCTCAGACCTGCTGGAAGGCAGGATTGCCTCCCGACTGCTGGCTCGATGAGGACACGAAGGTCTACCGCTTTACCGCGGAGATATTTGAGGAGGAGTACCCAAGAGGACCTGTGAGAAGGAAACCGCTGTGA